One stretch of Prunus persica cultivar Lovell chromosome G1, Prunus_persica_NCBIv2, whole genome shotgun sequence DNA includes these proteins:
- the LOC18788447 gene encoding uncharacterized protein At5g65660: MENYEVSTRPNLAFPVGLALLLFLLLSISAFFLCCLHWDRIRALIFSSVEDNPADQLQPELDQKPALPNMMAKKNQQQSLPVLMPGDQVPKFIAVACPCEPPVREKLTVIVQKPAYFCDAATVYI, from the exons ATGGAGAATTATGAAGTTTCAACTCGGCCTAATCTAGCTTTTCCTGTTGGCTTGGCTCTTCTTCTGTTCCTCTTGCTTAGCATCAGTGCCTTCTTCTTGTGTTGCCTCCATTGGGACAGGATTCGAGCTCTCATTTTTTCCTCTGTGGAAGACAACCCTGCAGATCAACTTCAACCAGAGTTGGATCAGAAACCTGCACTTCCTAACATG ATGGCAAAGAAAAATCAGCAACAGAGCCTGCCAGTGCTGATGCCAGGAGATCAGGTGCCAAAGTTCATAGCAGTTGCTTGTCCATGCGAGCCTCCAGTTAGGGAGAAGCTCACTGTGATTGTTCAGAAGCCTGCCTATTTCTGTGATGCCGCTACTGTATATATCTAG